One Pseudonocardia abyssalis DNA segment encodes these proteins:
- the secE gene encoding preprotein translocase subunit SecE has product MTDEREASEDGRERPGSAADRRGRRAGSTPTGDGGKGRATAVRDGRPEKVSLPSRLIRFLREVIAELRKVIWPTRKQLITYTIVVLVFVSFMVAFVALLDLVFAQGVTYLFGT; this is encoded by the coding sequence GTGACGGACGAGCGCGAGGCAAGCGAAGACGGGCGGGAACGCCCGGGCTCCGCTGCCGACCGTCGGGGTCGACGGGCCGGCTCCACGCCGACCGGCGACGGCGGCAAGGGTCGGGCCACCGCGGTCCGGGACGGCCGTCCCGAGAAGGTCTCGCTGCCGAGCAGGCTGATCCGGTTCCTGCGCGAGGTGATAGCCGAGCTGCGCAAGGTCATCTGGCCCACGCGCAAGCAGCTCATCACCTACACGATCGTCGTGCTGGTCTTCGTGTCCTTCATGGTCGCGTTCGTCGCACTGCTGGATCTGGTGTTCGCGCAGGGTGTCACGTACCTGTTCGGCACGTGA
- the nusG gene encoding transcription termination/antitermination protein NusG — protein MSSPDGGTQLSDSEIEANEAALDATAEATPDADLPEQAVQDADVEAAHGTESVSDSYTEDEPGADDAATDEAAAGEVATDEVAAEPEVEEEVDPVEEMRTALRRAPGDWYVVHSYAGYENKVKTNLETRVQTLDVEDFIFQVEVPTEEVTEIKNGQRKQVQRKVLPGYILVRMDLNDQSWGAVRNTPGVTGFVGATNKPSPLSHDDVLKFLLPKVEPKPAAGGGKGDGAASTGGKPTVEVDFEVGESVTVMDGPFATLPATINEVNIDAQKLKVLVSIFGRETPVELAFSQVSKI, from the coding sequence GTGAGTTCCCCAGACGGCGGCACACAGCTGTCCGACAGCGAGATCGAGGCCAACGAGGCCGCGCTCGACGCCACGGCCGAGGCCACTCCCGACGCTGATCTCCCCGAGCAGGCCGTGCAGGACGCCGACGTCGAGGCCGCCCACGGCACCGAGTCCGTGTCCGACAGCTACACCGAGGACGAGCCCGGCGCCGACGACGCCGCGACCGACGAGGCCGCGGCCGGCGAGGTCGCGACCGACGAGGTCGCCGCCGAGCCCGAGGTCGAGGAAGAGGTCGACCCCGTCGAGGAGATGCGCACCGCCCTGCGGCGCGCCCCCGGCGACTGGTACGTCGTGCACTCCTACGCCGGCTACGAGAACAAGGTGAAGACCAACCTCGAGACGCGCGTGCAGACGCTCGACGTCGAGGACTTCATCTTCCAGGTCGAGGTGCCCACCGAGGAGGTCACCGAGATCAAGAACGGCCAGCGCAAGCAGGTGCAGCGCAAGGTGCTGCCCGGCTACATCCTGGTCCGGATGGATCTCAACGACCAGTCGTGGGGTGCGGTCCGCAACACCCCCGGCGTGACCGGGTTCGTCGGCGCCACGAACAAGCCGTCGCCGCTGAGCCACGACGACGTCCTCAAGTTCCTGCTGCCCAAGGTCGAGCCGAAGCCGGCCGCCGGGGGCGGCAAGGGTGACGGTGCCGCGAGCACCGGCGGCAAGCCCACGGTGGAGGTCGACTTCGAGGTCGGCGAGTCCGTCACCGTCATGGACGGTCCGTTCGCCACGCTCCCGGCCACCATCAACGAGGTCAACATCGACGCCCAGAAGCTCAAGGTGCTGGTGTCGATCTTCGGCCGCGAGACACCTGTCGAGCTGGCATTCAGCCAGGTCTCCAAGATCTAG
- the rplK gene encoding 50S ribosomal protein L11 → MPPKKRKLSAIIKLQIKAGAATPAPPVGPALGQHGVNIMEFCKAYNAATESQRGDIVPVEISVFEDRSFTFALKTPPAARLLLKAAGVDKGSGTPHTTKVASVTMDQVRQIAQTKMADLNSDDIEQAAKIIAGTARSMGITIKG, encoded by the coding sequence ATGCCCCCCAAGAAGCGGAAGCTCTCCGCGATCATCAAGCTCCAGATCAAGGCCGGGGCCGCGACCCCGGCCCCGCCGGTCGGCCCCGCGCTCGGCCAGCACGGCGTCAACATCATGGAGTTCTGCAAGGCCTACAACGCGGCCACCGAGTCCCAGCGGGGCGACATCGTCCCCGTCGAGATCTCGGTCTTCGAGGACCGCTCGTTCACGTTCGCGCTCAAGACGCCGCCGGCCGCGCGCCTGCTGCTCAAGGCAGCCGGCGTCGACAAGGGCAGCGGCACGCCGCACACCACCAAGGTCGCCTCGGTGACCATGGACCAGGTGCGCCAGATCGCCCAGACGAAGATGGCCGACCTCAACTCCGACGACATCGAGCAGGCCGCGAAGATCATCGCCGGTACCGCGCGCTCGATGGGCATCACGATCAAGGGCTGA
- the rplA gene encoding 50S ribosomal protein L1 produces MAQRSKAYREAAEKIDKDNLYTPLQAAALAKETASTKMDATVEVAMRLGVDPRKADQMVRGTVNLPHGTGKTARVIVFATGDKATEAEAAGADVVGAEDLIERIQGGWLDFDAAIATPDQMAKVGRIARILGPRGLMPNPKTGTVTPDVTKAVNDIKGGKINFRVDKQANLHMVIGKASFDTEKLVENYGAALDEILRAKPSAAKGKYIKKITVSTTTGPGIQIDPLRTRNLLVDENPSA; encoded by the coding sequence ATGGCACAGCGCAGCAAGGCCTACCGCGAAGCCGCGGAGAAGATCGACAAGGACAACCTGTACACGCCGCTCCAGGCCGCCGCCCTGGCCAAGGAGACGGCGAGCACCAAGATGGACGCCACCGTCGAGGTGGCCATGCGGCTGGGTGTCGACCCCCGCAAGGCCGACCAGATGGTCCGCGGCACCGTCAACCTGCCGCACGGCACCGGTAAGACCGCCCGCGTCATCGTGTTCGCCACCGGCGACAAGGCCACCGAGGCCGAGGCCGCAGGCGCCGACGTCGTGGGCGCCGAGGACCTCATCGAGCGCATCCAGGGCGGGTGGCTCGACTTCGACGCCGCCATCGCCACCCCGGACCAGATGGCCAAGGTCGGCCGGATCGCGCGCATCCTCGGCCCGCGTGGCCTGATGCCGAACCCGAAGACCGGCACCGTGACGCCCGACGTCACCAAGGCCGTCAACGACATCAAGGGCGGAAAGATCAACTTCCGCGTCGACAAGCAGGCCAACCTGCACATGGTCATCGGCAAGGCCTCGTTCGACACCGAGAAGCTGGTGGAGAACTACGGCGCCGCGCTCGACGAGATCCTGCGCGCCAAGCCGAGTGCCGCCAAGGGCAAGTACATCAAGAAGATCACCGTCTCCACCACGACGGGACCGGGCATCCAGATCGACCCGCTGCGTACGCGCAACCTGCTCGTGGACGAGAACCCCTCGGCCTGA
- a CDS encoding CaiB/BaiF CoA transferase family protein, which yields MSGPLTGCKVVELAGIGPGPHAAMILADLGAQVVRVDRPGGLQLGDADAPDPTLRGRRRVAADLKSPDGVETVLRLVEQADVLIEGYRPGVTERLGVGPADCHARNPKLVYARMTGWGQDGPMAQRAGHDINYISLTGALHAIGRAGERPVPPLNLVGDFGGGSMLLVVGVLSALWEAGRSGEGQVVDAAMVDGASLLSQMFWGFLSQKVWVDERDSNVLDGHCPFYDTYTCSDGRHVAVGSLEPQFYAALLTGLGIDPTDLPQQYDREQWPVLRTRFTEVFASRSRDEWAAVFDGTDACVTPVLAFGEVATHPHIAARSTIVEADGVPQAAPAPRFSRTTPVLPRSATAPEDVDTVLADWS from the coding sequence GTGAGTGGACCGTTGACAGGGTGCAAGGTCGTGGAGCTGGCCGGGATCGGACCCGGCCCGCACGCCGCGATGATCCTGGCCGACCTGGGGGCCCAGGTCGTGCGCGTGGACCGTCCGGGCGGGCTGCAACTCGGTGACGCGGACGCCCCGGACCCCACTCTGCGCGGTCGTCGCCGGGTGGCCGCCGACCTCAAGTCGCCCGACGGCGTCGAGACCGTGCTGCGGCTCGTCGAGCAGGCCGACGTGCTGATCGAGGGCTACCGGCCCGGTGTCACCGAGCGACTCGGCGTCGGCCCGGCCGACTGCCACGCGCGCAACCCGAAGCTCGTCTACGCCCGGATGACCGGCTGGGGGCAGGACGGCCCGATGGCCCAGCGCGCCGGGCACGACATCAACTACATCTCGCTGACGGGCGCGCTGCACGCCATCGGCCGCGCGGGCGAGCGCCCGGTGCCGCCGCTGAACCTGGTCGGCGACTTCGGCGGCGGCTCGATGCTGCTCGTCGTCGGAGTGCTCTCGGCACTGTGGGAGGCGGGCCGCTCCGGTGAGGGGCAGGTCGTCGACGCGGCGATGGTCGACGGAGCGTCACTGCTGAGCCAGATGTTCTGGGGATTCCTGTCGCAGAAGGTCTGGGTCGACGAGCGCGACTCCAACGTCCTCGACGGCCACTGCCCGTTCTACGACACCTACACCTGCTCCGACGGCAGGCACGTCGCCGTCGGGTCGCTGGAGCCACAGTTCTACGCGGCGCTGCTCACCGGGTTGGGCATCGACCCCACCGACCTGCCGCAGCAGTACGACCGCGAGCAATGGCCCGTGCTGCGCACCCGGTTCACCGAGGTCTTCGCGAGCCGCAGCCGCGACGAGTGGGCGGCGGTGTTCGACGGCACCGACGCCTGCGTCACGCCGGTGCTCGCGTTCGGGGAGGTCGCCACGCACCCGCACATCGCGGCGCGCTCGACGATCGTGGAGGCCGACGGTGTGCCGCAGGCCGCCCCCGCCCCCCGCTTCTCCCGCACGACGCCTGTCCTCCCACGGTCGGCGACCGCCCCGGAGGACGTCGACACGGTGCTGGCCGACTGGTCCTGA
- the yczR gene encoding MocR-like transcription factor YczR: MDDVDRRIGARSFTRLLGDWRPPDGRGLADALADRVRLLVLDGRLPLQTRMPAERELAGALGLSRTTVAAAYDTLRDARVLHSRRGSGSWTRLPDEPAGGSTQSPFSPHGDRSLFDLAHAALPAPSAELRRAAAGAVHDLDALLGGHGYDLLGLPTLRSAIADRFTHRGLPTTPDQVLVTAGAQSAIGLVLAAFTAPGDRVLLEHPTYPNALDAVTARGARAVPLPMGASPDGTGSWDLDLLATAVRDAAPRLAYVIPEFQNPTGAVLDAAGRERLVDLTRRTGTPLVVDETLAELALDGPLPPPVATFGDSANLLTVGSASKVFWGGLRIGWIRGSASTVRRLAALRASIDLGGPALEQLVVARLLADVDAVAAARRTELTAARAHLLDRLAELFPRWQPSRPGGGLSLWVDLGEPVSSRLTVAARRHDVLLAAGPRFGLDGAFERRLRLPYTLRPDRVDSALERLLLAWRGLDHVDAGATSEPVAVA; this comes from the coding sequence ATGGACGATGTGGACCGCCGGATCGGCGCGCGCAGCTTCACCCGGCTGCTCGGCGACTGGCGCCCGCCCGACGGGCGGGGCCTCGCCGACGCTCTCGCCGACCGCGTCCGGCTCCTCGTCCTCGACGGCCGGCTGCCGCTGCAGACCCGGATGCCCGCCGAGCGGGAGCTGGCCGGCGCGCTGGGCCTCAGCCGCACCACCGTCGCCGCCGCCTACGACACGCTGCGCGACGCGCGCGTCCTGCACAGCAGGCGGGGGTCCGGGAGCTGGACCCGGCTCCCCGACGAACCCGCGGGCGGCAGCACCCAGTCACCGTTCTCCCCGCACGGCGACCGGTCGCTGTTCGACCTCGCCCACGCCGCCCTCCCCGCACCCAGCGCCGAGCTGCGCCGGGCCGCGGCGGGCGCCGTCCACGATCTCGACGCCCTGCTCGGCGGCCACGGGTACGACCTGCTCGGGCTCCCCACCCTGCGCTCCGCGATCGCCGACCGGTTCACCCACCGCGGGCTGCCCACCACACCGGACCAGGTGCTCGTCACGGCGGGTGCGCAGAGCGCGATCGGGCTGGTGCTGGCCGCGTTCACCGCGCCCGGTGACCGCGTGCTCCTGGAGCACCCGACCTACCCCAACGCCCTCGACGCCGTCACGGCCCGCGGCGCCCGCGCCGTCCCGCTCCCGATGGGTGCGAGCCCGGACGGCACCGGCAGCTGGGACCTCGACCTGCTCGCCACCGCCGTCCGCGACGCCGCTCCGCGCCTGGCGTACGTCATCCCGGAGTTCCAGAACCCCACCGGTGCGGTGCTCGACGCCGCGGGCCGCGAGCGGCTCGTCGACCTGACGCGCCGTACCGGAACCCCGTTGGTCGTCGACGAGACGCTCGCCGAGCTCGCGCTGGACGGTCCGCTGCCGCCGCCGGTGGCGACGTTCGGCGACTCCGCGAACCTGCTCACCGTCGGGTCGGCGAGCAAGGTCTTCTGGGGCGGGCTGCGCATCGGGTGGATCCGCGGATCGGCGTCCACCGTCCGACGACTGGCGGCGCTGCGCGCGTCGATCGACCTCGGCGGGCCCGCACTGGAACAGCTCGTCGTCGCGCGTCTGCTGGCCGACGTCGACGCCGTGGCGGCCGCGCGCCGCACCGAGCTCACCGCCGCCCGGGCCCACCTGCTCGACCGCCTGGCCGAGCTGTTCCCGCGCTGGCAGCCGTCCCGGCCCGGGGGTGGCCTGAGCCTGTGGGTCGACCTCGGCGAGCCGGTGTCGAGCCGGCTCACCGTCGCCGCCCGCCGGCACGACGTACTGCTCGCCGCCGGCCCGCGTTTCGGCCTCGACGGCGCCTTCGAGAGACGGCTGCGGCTGCCCTACACGCTGCGTCCCGACCGCGTCGACTCCGCGCTGGAGCGGCTGCTGCTGGCCTGGCGCGGACTCGATCACGTCGACGCGGGAGCGACCTCGGAACCCGTGGCGGTCGCCTAA
- a CDS encoding sterol carrier protein, translated as MVLRPVAAMRETPPTSNPPSEGADVAAFSSEAEVYEFLGGVFRRGMDDADLVAKLEPTGIVLRITYTDPDAVITVDMPGKEIHEGAGLGPEPNVELFMTADTGNRFWLGKVILPVALAKGQVRAKGPVAKLLKVLPLAKQMFGPYREHLESAGRSDLLGA; from the coding sequence GTGGTCCTGCGCCCGGTCGCCGCGATGCGCGAGACTCCCCCGACCAGCAACCCACCCAGCGAAGGGGCCGACGTGGCGGCGTTCAGCAGCGAGGCAGAGGTCTACGAGTTCCTGGGCGGGGTGTTCCGCCGAGGCATGGACGACGCCGACCTCGTCGCCAAGCTCGAACCGACCGGCATCGTCCTGCGCATCACCTACACCGACCCCGACGCCGTGATCACCGTCGACATGCCGGGCAAGGAGATCCACGAGGGCGCGGGGCTCGGCCCGGAGCCCAACGTCGAGCTGTTCATGACCGCCGACACCGGCAACCGGTTCTGGCTCGGCAAGGTGATCCTGCCGGTTGCGCTGGCGAAGGGGCAGGTCCGCGCGAAGGGACCGGTCGCGAAACTGCTCAAGGTGCTGCCGCTGGCCAAGCAGATGTTCGGCCCGTACCGCGAGCACCTGGAGTCCGCCGGGCGGTCGGACCTCCTCGGCGCGTGA
- a CDS encoding response regulator transcription factor — MRDGRYVVVIVDDHALFSQGLALLLESRAGDTFVVAGSTTAGEDAVALVGREAADIAIVDLALPPLGGVETIRRVTAAYPRTHVLALSGTDDLGLATAALRAGAGGFLGKSADPEVLVAPLLAILAGVRVVRPDLLDALLAAGDRTGDGLLERLGPREVTLWRLLARGLETSEIAKPMLVSERTAKRMIASLLHRLGAANRIEAAALAGRYGLLDDSDDTTGR, encoded by the coding sequence GTGCGCGACGGCCGCTACGTCGTGGTCATCGTCGACGACCACGCCCTCTTCTCCCAGGGTCTCGCCCTGCTGCTGGAGTCCCGCGCGGGCGACACGTTCGTCGTGGCCGGCTCCACCACCGCGGGCGAGGACGCGGTCGCGCTCGTCGGTCGCGAGGCCGCCGACATCGCGATCGTCGACCTCGCCCTCCCCCCGCTCGGCGGCGTCGAGACGATCCGGCGGGTCACCGCGGCGTACCCGCGGACGCACGTGCTCGCCCTCTCCGGCACCGACGACCTGGGGCTGGCCACGGCGGCGCTGCGGGCCGGGGCGGGCGGGTTCCTCGGCAAGTCCGCCGACCCGGAGGTGCTGGTCGCGCCACTGCTGGCGATCCTGGCCGGGGTGCGGGTGGTGCGCCCCGACCTGCTCGACGCCCTGCTCGCCGCGGGCGACCGCACCGGCGACGGGCTGCTGGAGCGGCTGGGCCCGCGCGAGGTGACGCTGTGGCGGCTACTGGCCCGCGGCCTGGAGACCAGCGAGATCGCGAAGCCGATGCTGGTCAGCGAGCGCACCGCGAAGCGGATGATCGCCTCGCTGCTGCACCGGCTCGGTGCGGCCAACCGCATCGAGGCGGCCGCGCTGGCCGGGCGCTACGGCCTGCTCGACGACTCCGACGACACCACGGGACGCTGA
- a CDS encoding DinB family protein, which produces MPPSHARPPVVADERTQLVGWLDLQRALVRWKCAGLTDEQARRAVLPGSPLMTVAGLVSHLRWTEHCWFEVLFLGGPSAGNPQFDTDVEDADMRPDGVPLARLLDEFDAQWARSDEIVAAHSLDDTGRHPDFSAGAASLRWILLHMLEETARHVGHLDTIREQLDGVTGYY; this is translated from the coding sequence GTGCCCCCCTCCCACGCCCGGCCACCCGTCGTCGCCGACGAGCGCACCCAGCTCGTCGGCTGGCTCGACCTGCAGCGCGCGCTGGTGCGGTGGAAGTGCGCGGGGCTGACCGACGAGCAGGCGCGGCGGGCGGTCCTGCCCGGCTCCCCGCTGATGACGGTGGCCGGGCTCGTGTCGCACCTGCGCTGGACCGAGCACTGCTGGTTCGAGGTGCTCTTCCTCGGCGGCCCGTCCGCGGGCAACCCGCAGTTCGACACGGACGTCGAGGACGCCGACATGCGGCCCGACGGCGTCCCGCTCGCCCGGCTCCTCGACGAGTTCGACGCGCAGTGGGCGAGGTCGGACGAGATCGTCGCCGCGCACTCCCTCGACGACACCGGGCGGCACCCCGACTTCTCCGCGGGAGCGGCGAGCCTGCGCTGGATCCTGCTGCACATGCTCGAGGAGACGGCCCGCCACGTCGGGCACCTCGACACGATCCGGGAGCAGCTCGACGGGGTGACGGGCTACTACTGA
- a CDS encoding sensor histidine kinase: MEHSGEDRPAVVIRVVAVAAVGLALLLGPQLARGLVAPLTALVVAAFAYAVLLAVAEFRGWRLLPPRVATAFDGVLVLVACGLTGGAESIMVALLPLIVIAASVRGGAVVGRLAAVVAGAGFTVGSVLGSDAEVPLADRWLAGAWWTGFLVAAAVLVGALVQMLERQLAAAAAARSEHEAFLEERDLRARLLAAQQARLDGVRVVLHEFRTPVASLTALSADLAADRLPEPSRAVATRLLAEHAVHLRDMLDGLADVAVTDGSPIGRVRARVVALSELADAVLDAAGVAAARRRPSVAPEGAAVRCDPQRLRRVLTNLVENAARHSGDAPVELDLRHADGVLVAEVRDRGPGLPPGQEGVVTAKGVALGERRGTAGLGLWIVEALVAAMDGELSLEPRDGGGLVAHLELPLPAP; this comes from the coding sequence GTGGAGCACTCAGGGGAGGACCGGCCCGCGGTCGTCATCCGGGTCGTCGCGGTGGCGGCGGTCGGGCTGGCGCTGCTGCTGGGGCCGCAGCTCGCCCGCGGCCTCGTCGCGCCCCTCACCGCGCTGGTGGTGGCCGCGTTCGCCTACGCCGTGCTGCTCGCCGTCGCGGAGTTCCGGGGGTGGCGGCTGCTCCCGCCGCGGGTCGCCACCGCGTTCGACGGCGTGCTGGTGCTCGTCGCCTGCGGGCTGACCGGTGGGGCCGAGAGCATCATGGTCGCGCTGCTGCCGCTGATCGTGATCGCGGCGTCGGTGCGCGGCGGCGCGGTGGTCGGGCGGCTCGCCGCGGTCGTCGCGGGGGCAGGGTTCACCGTGGGGTCGGTCCTCGGGTCCGACGCCGAGGTCCCGCTCGCCGACCGCTGGCTCGCCGGGGCGTGGTGGACCGGGTTCCTGGTGGCCGCGGCGGTGCTGGTCGGCGCGCTGGTGCAGATGCTGGAGCGACAGCTGGCTGCGGCGGCCGCCGCGCGGTCGGAGCACGAGGCGTTCCTGGAGGAGCGCGACCTGCGGGCCCGGCTGCTCGCCGCCCAGCAGGCCCGGCTCGACGGCGTGCGGGTCGTGCTGCACGAGTTCCGCACGCCGGTCGCGTCGCTGACCGCGCTGAGCGCCGACCTCGCCGCGGACCGGTTGCCCGAGCCGTCCCGCGCGGTCGCGACGCGCCTGTTGGCCGAGCACGCGGTGCACCTGCGCGACATGCTCGACGGACTCGCCGACGTCGCCGTCACCGACGGGAGTCCGATCGGGCGGGTGCGGGCCCGGGTCGTGGCGCTCTCCGAGCTGGCCGACGCGGTGCTGGACGCGGCCGGGGTGGCCGCGGCGCGGCGCCGCCCGTCGGTGGCGCCGGAGGGTGCGGCGGTCCGCTGCGACCCCCAACGCCTGCGCCGCGTGCTCACCAACCTCGTCGAGAACGCGGCCCGGCACAGCGGCGACGCCCCCGTGGAGCTGGATCTGCGCCACGCCGACGGCGTGCTGGTCGCCGAGGTCCGCGACCGCGGCCCCGGCCTCCCGCCCGGACAGGAGGGCGTCGTCACGGCCAAGGGTGTGGCGCTGGGGGAGCGGCGCGGCACTGCCGGTCTGGGGCTGTGGATCGTCGAGGCGCTGGTGGCGGCGATGGACGGCGAGCTGAGCCTGGAACCGCGCGACGGCGGCGGCCTGGTCGCCCACCTCGAGCTCCCCCTCCCCGCCCCCTGA
- a CDS encoding NDMA-dependent alcohol dehydrogenase, whose amino-acid sequence MLTQAAVLWEQGGKWEVEEVELDPPNAGEVLVELAASGLCHSDEHLVTGDLPVGYPMVGGHEGAGRVVEIGPGVTDVEVGDPVVMTFLPSCGRCSYCVRGYTALCDDGAGATLGPQLDGTYRFHARGEDVGQMCLLGTFAKHTVVPVKSVVKIDEGFPLHLAALVGCGVTTGFGSAVRTAELRAGDTAVVIGIGGIGANAVQGARIAGCRYVVAVDPVEFKREKALELGATHSAASMDEAWNVVSSLTRGQLADAAILTTGVAEGSYLQPALQLVGKRGRVVVTALGHPDEDTASLSLLDLTLYEKQIRGALFGSSNGQHDVPRLLEMYNLGQLKLDELITREYSLEEINQGYEDMREGRNIRGLIRY is encoded by the coding sequence ATGCTGACGCAGGCGGCGGTGTTGTGGGAGCAGGGCGGCAAGTGGGAGGTCGAGGAGGTCGAGCTCGATCCCCCGAACGCGGGTGAGGTGCTGGTCGAGCTCGCCGCGAGCGGGCTGTGCCACTCCGACGAGCACCTGGTCACCGGGGACCTGCCGGTCGGGTACCCGATGGTCGGCGGGCACGAGGGTGCCGGGCGGGTCGTCGAGATCGGCCCCGGCGTCACCGACGTGGAGGTCGGCGACCCCGTCGTCATGACGTTCCTGCCCAGCTGCGGGCGCTGCTCGTACTGCGTGCGCGGCTACACCGCCCTGTGCGACGACGGCGCGGGCGCCACCCTCGGCCCGCAGCTCGACGGCACCTACCGCTTCCACGCGCGCGGCGAGGACGTCGGCCAGATGTGCCTGCTCGGCACGTTCGCCAAGCACACCGTGGTGCCGGTCAAGTCGGTCGTGAAGATCGACGAGGGCTTCCCGCTGCACCTCGCCGCGCTCGTCGGCTGCGGCGTGACGACGGGCTTCGGCAGTGCCGTGCGCACCGCGGAGCTGCGCGCGGGCGACACCGCCGTCGTCATCGGCATCGGCGGGATCGGGGCGAACGCGGTGCAGGGGGCGAGGATCGCCGGCTGCCGCTACGTCGTGGCCGTCGACCCGGTGGAGTTCAAGCGCGAGAAGGCGCTGGAGCTGGGCGCCACGCACTCCGCCGCCAGCATGGACGAGGCATGGAACGTCGTGTCCAGCCTGACCCGTGGCCAGCTAGCCGACGCCGCCATCCTGACGACGGGCGTCGCCGAGGGCTCCTACCTGCAGCCCGCGTTGCAGCTCGTCGGCAAGAGGGGCCGCGTGGTCGTCACCGCGCTCGGCCACCCCGACGAGGACACCGCGTCGCTGTCGCTGCTCGACCTCACGCTCTACGAGAAGCAGATCCGCGGGGCCCTGTTCGGCAGCTCCAACGGTCAGCACGACGTTCCGCGGCTGCTGGAGATGTACAACCTCGGGCAGCTCAAGCTCGACGAGCTGATCACCCGCGAGTACTCCCTGGAGGAGATCAACCAGGGCTACGAGGACATGCGTGAGGGCCGCAACATCCGCGGTCTCATCCGGTACTGA
- a CDS encoding R2-like ligand-binding oxidase, with amino-acid sequence MTRSIEHGKRTGFATLGKGGLNFDSFPMRLFAKGNARHWNPADIDFAQDARDVAAMTDAERWWTTMLATQFMAGEESVTQDLQPFVAAMAAEGRLADEMYLTQFVFEEAKHTEGFRRWFDAVGITEDLHPYIADNASYQQIFTQELPDSLYALAGDPSPRNQIRASVTYNHIVEGTLALTGYFIWARICRSRGILPGMQQLIKHIGDDERRHMAWGTFTCRRHVAADDTLWDVVDERMQELLVPAMGVVAEPFDRIAEGDEPPFAIELNELAEYAMDKIGRRLGAIESARGADLLVIDVDATPEALEERFHAEDQADLSAA; translated from the coding sequence ATGACGCGATCGATCGAGCACGGCAAGCGGACCGGTTTCGCCACCCTGGGCAAGGGCGGCCTGAACTTCGACTCGTTCCCGATGCGGCTGTTCGCCAAGGGCAACGCGCGGCACTGGAACCCGGCCGACATCGACTTCGCCCAGGACGCCCGTGACGTCGCCGCGATGACCGACGCCGAGCGCTGGTGGACGACCATGCTCGCCACCCAGTTCATGGCGGGCGAGGAGTCGGTGACGCAGGACCTGCAGCCGTTCGTGGCCGCGATGGCCGCGGAGGGCCGGCTCGCCGACGAGATGTACCTGACGCAGTTCGTGTTCGAGGAGGCCAAGCACACCGAGGGTTTCCGGCGGTGGTTCGACGCCGTCGGCATCACCGAGGACCTGCACCCCTACATCGCGGACAACGCCTCCTACCAGCAGATCTTCACCCAGGAGCTGCCCGACAGCCTGTACGCGCTGGCCGGGGACCCGTCGCCGCGCAACCAGATCCGCGCCTCCGTCACCTACAACCACATCGTCGAGGGCACGCTCGCGCTCACCGGCTACTTCATCTGGGCGAGGATCTGCAGGAGCCGGGGGATCCTGCCCGGCATGCAGCAGCTCATCAAGCACATCGGCGACGACGAGCGCCGCCACATGGCGTGGGGCACGTTCACCTGCCGTCGACACGTCGCCGCCGACGACACCCTGTGGGACGTCGTCGACGAGCGCATGCAGGAGCTGCTGGTACCGGCCATGGGCGTGGTCGCCGAGCCGTTCGACCGGATCGCCGAGGGCGACGAGCCCCCGTTCGCGATCGAGCTGAACGAGTTGGCCGAGTACGCGATGGACAAGATCGGCCGTCGCCTCGGCGCCATCGAGTCGGCCCGCGGAGCGGATCTGCTGGTCATCGACGTGGACGCGACCCCCGAGGCGCTCGAGGAGCGTTTCCACGCCGAGGACCAGGCCGACCTGTCCGCCGCCTGA